CATTCACTTGTTCATTTGCATTCGTAAAGGAGACGTCACGATGTCgccaaaaaaacatttttaatgggCAACGACACGCGTCGCCTTTTTTGGGATGAGTCACAACAAAGTGACAAAAGGCTTGGCCAAGTCCAGTCATCAGAGACATCGCAGCAGgcagcataaataaaacattgatAGGGCTTTGCCTCTAAGCCTCTAGACCTCACATCACACTCCATGCTTGACTTGGCCACAAAAGCGTcacaagcaaacacaaataaaccGCAGTTAAATCGACAGACTGACTTTACAGCTCAGAGGCTGTTCCCCCTCCCTCCCCCATCCCCTCTTGTACCCCCTGCACAGACCCTGGAGTTAGATACTAGCAAAGTTGTGTAGTGCTGCATAAACTAAGTATCGCATTATGAAAATCGGCCCAAAGCCATTTCGTAATAACATTTAATGACACATACTATGACTGCCAATATACAAGcatatgtgcatgtgtattattggtgtgtgtgtatatatgtatatggtaaCTGCAATCAGATATATACACAAATTGTATATAGCAAATGAGTGATGAACAACAAAGAAACATAACGTCATCAGCGCCGCCGGCTGAGTTGATTTTCCATGAGCGCCAAACGAAgcgtgcaacaaaaagaaaattacaacaaaacaaaaaaaaactaccaAAACAGACaatgaaaaacttaaataaaatatcaaaaatttcaGAATGCTGGTAGCTAGTATGCTCGGATAAACATACTCTATAATGGAAAACTTCTGGAAAACTTCTTAAAAAGTCTTTAAGTTCTTCTTTactttaaaagcaaattcatCCTATAAATAAtcgaaatattataaaaaaaataaacgaatttttttcaaagaatcctttctttttattaacgAACTTTAATCAGAttctttttcaaataaaaaaaaaacagagttgattaaatatacttttattatagGACTATCAACagttctctcttttttttttaagtaatatttctcatgtttttatattgtacTCTATCTTTAAGCCCTCTCTCATAAATTGActcaatcaatttcaataatccgcaataattgcattaaagtCATTGAACTCTTTCGATTTTGATCGTACGAAATTTACTTAACAATCAGTTAGCATAGCACTTCCAAATATGGCAGCTATTGTCTGGCAAAATGCTCATTACATCAACATTAACATACTAAGTGGATACACCCCATTTGCAGACGGGCAGGGTATTATTTAAAGCGAGAATTGAGCACAATACTCGAATAGAGACTTGTATAGAATTTCGACAGAGTTGCCGCCTTCGATGCGTATCTGTTagaatcaacagcaacaaacaatagTCACAGTCGACAAATACTGAATCTATTAATAATCGCAAACATTTCGTGGTTCGTTTTACTTTAAACACAACGCTGATGAAGATAAAGACTAAAGACACCACGGCGCGGATTGATTTTGGTGCGGTTTCGTTTTGATTTCGCTGTGGGGGAGATTTCTTAAACGGTTTCTCATTATTTATGGAGCTCGAAGaggagacaacaacaaccagacaGTTGTTGTGCGAGGCTACCTGAGTGTAATCGTGTGTGTTTATCTGTCCCTCGATACAGTGCGATACAGAGTGTCGTGTATCTGTGAAATTTTCGCCAAATTGTTactatttattgcatttacagGCTGTGCTCCCGGTTAACGCTGATCCGAGTGAGTGCATGTGATTTTTAATAGAATGTGCTATTTAATTTTGACAGTAAACTGTTAATTGTTAACAAAATCTCAGTGTGCATATGTCtctctggttgttgttgttgcacaacaaaaggccaacaacaacaaaaacagcataataataacaagagcaAATCGTAAATcaaacatcaacaataacaacaactacaacaaaaaaaaaaaccgaaaacgccatataaaaaaaaaaaatagaaataaacatttcaaattaacgCTAACTCTTTATCATGGATATGGACATAAAGGCGTCTAAACGCGCCGAAATTGAACAGTTTTTATTAGGTAAGTTAATAGCAACtacacaaaaacataaaaaaaaactattgtaGTAATAGTAGTTCAACTTGCGATGACGAGGCAAAAATACTCTATGTGAGAGTTGTGTGATTCTTAAGCCACGaaaatgttttcgttttttctgtGATGTATTCTTATTGTGTagtgtaaaaaaatataaataaatgaggtattttaaaaatctaaaattcgAAAGATTAAATTCTGCTTACTCTGATTCCtacgaaattaatattttttgtcataCTTTATTTTCCCctataatacatatttgatatatcatccttgcaaaattgaataaaacgTTTATTTTCCTATGCTATAGAATCACTTCTGGATTCCAATAAATCTTGACAATCTTGTTATCTTTCCGCAATGCTCGGTCATTATTAATGCATTACTAATTccatcattaatttaattacccCCATTGAGAGCGTATTTAAATGCGTTGATAATCGTTTACCACACATACAACAAACCAAGCACATCaactataaaaacaatttacttaCGAACATCTACGCATTTAGTTATTATGTATCTAGTTAAtgtataaaatgttattaatttagCAAAACATGGAAATTTGAAAGATGTTTGCGGCACAAGTAACTCATAATCATCTAAGACACAGTCGATGTCTGAGTCTCGTCTGGCCCCCGGGGCATATAATTTTCTTGTATGGCAGAACACAAACATTAATAACCCGCAAGAATATGAGAACACCAGTTTACTCGTATTCCAACTCTTATTCGCACTCGTATTCgtttacatacacatatagtatattgactCATGGCTGACCGCCTCGTATCTGGAACTGAAGCTAAGgctgaagctgtagctgaagctgaaacaaCTTTAATTGCGCTTTGTTCTTTTCATTCTTGTGCACATTTTATTGAAAGCATTTTGGGTTTGGTTTTGACTTTCGGTTTGTGTCTTTTGCGTGCTTCATTCGCTCTCTGTTACATagtatactatactatatgcaAAAGATTGGACATGCAGCGAAACTATGCCCAAAGCGCTTGGTTTAAGCCCTTCTCTTAACGTGCCGCCATAGAGTATCTCTTCGGAACTAGCGAGTATTTTGAATTGGTCAAGTAACTTGTAACACGTCTGAGAAAGAATTGTTGATGATTTAAAGAGTTGGGTTAGGTGTTATTATTACTtcttacttaaaataaaaattcagaCTAAAGAATTCCAGGTTGAACTTTTCTATTCATCCCCATTGTGTAAACTcctttttaacaaaaaaagctattgtattcaataaattcttataactttagttttcatatatattagGAGATCTTTATctgaaagaaaatttaatgcaGTTGACAAAGTGTGAcgtaatatgcaaattaaaggGAAGTTATTCCAAATACGTCATGCTGAGACCTTAGAatgtattttaacttttatagaataatttatttaaattattattacatttttctaAGCTGGCTCTGCCGGCATCTCCAAAATTTAAAgtcttttaaatgttttctaaatttgcaaaatggtCAAGTTTGTGAATAAATTGTGGAAGaaatgtaatttgatttaagaGCAAACAAATCAAGCTTTTTAGCGCTCTTTCAGCCTGTGACTCATCTACAAACAAGCTTCGTAGACCTTTCATGTTTATTGTGGGGAGTTAAAAACTTTCTTTCGTTTACGGCAGTTAGGAAACTGTATTTCATATTCGCTAGCGTTAAGATTCGCTTGTTTCTTAATACTAATTACGTATGGACTATACGTTtatttctgtctgtctggagCTCTGcgtgtttaaattttaacaagATTTCTTGCAAATTCCCAAAGTCTTTTTGTCTGActtcagttgttgttattgttttttgtcgTTGTTCGTCTTTACCGTTAAACCTACATAAAAGTCGGAAGATTGGACAGTACTAAGGGGGCGGGGTGGGAATTGGGGATAGAGGGTCTTCAACTTAAGTGGAAACTggactgaactgaactgctGTCTGCTCGGTGCGCAgtgaaattgcttttaattgctgCGGTCAATTCGCAGTTGACTCCGTTGGGGGGTTTTATGAGGTCATAAGTAGCTGGGGAgacttgttgctgctattgttgcttAAGTTTCTGTTTCTGAGTCATCTCAAGACTTGAAGACACATGGCTAATTGCCACAGCCCAGTCCCAGTCTCAGTCCCAGTTACAGTTCCACTAACCCGTCGTAGTTATGGAAATTGCTCAACAAACAGCAATGCTCTCGATGTCTGCCATTAAGTTCAATGAGGCGTTTCAGAATTAATAGCCAATGAAGCAATCGTTCTCCATATTTAGCTTTACAGGGGGAACATTAGAATTATAATCGAAACCGATGATGATCGATCTTCATTCCACATTTGCAGATGTGCGTGCGCACTTTCGAGCCTCGCTGGAGACATCCGAGTATGAGAACACCTCGAATCTGTTTCATGTCACGGCCTCGGAACAAACACAGGAGCTGCTGGACAGATGCGAGCAACTGCTCTCGGGTTATGGAGCAGACGAGCAGGCGGCAACAAATGCTGCTCAAGTGCCAACGACGGTCATTAAATCGAATGGCCACGATGCGGATGGCAAAGTGGGCGCCGAGACCGGTTGCTATCTCGAAATGTTGTCAACCAGCTccaccgcctcctcctccttagTAGCGGCAGCACCAGCCAAAGCCACAACATCTTCCTCATCGAGGAACTCACGTGAGTGTCTCATCCAACCGATGAATGTAGTTATCTTGTGGCATGCAGTAATTGACTTTAATTGCAGTCTCCGCCTCGCGCGAGTACATCGATCTGAGCAGCAATCCCTCGCTCAACAGTGATAAGACCTTTCGCTGCTCCAGCATACAGGCGCTGGCTGCCGATGAGCTCCAGCCACAACAGGACCAGCAGCTCTACGACATCTGCCAGCATCAGGGCGAAGAGGAGGCCGAAGCGGAGACACAACAGGTCTTTGCCCACGAGCTGTTCATCAATTGCCCCTATGCCGATCTGCCCGCCGGCCACTTGGCACTGCAGCGATCCACCAAATACGGCCAATTGCAGCGGATCGAGAAGCGACTGTTCTTCGACCAGAGCAAGAAGTATTACTGTGGCATACTGAACGATTGGATGTTGTGCTATGCGGATGGTCCGACCGCCTGTCGGCCCAGCAGCAGCCTCTACCTAAAGAGCTCAGCGATTGAGATCGAGCACTTCGGTGAGGGCAAACGGCGTGAGATTTGCTTTCAAATCACCACAGCCGATCCGAGCAAGAAGTTTGTGTATCAGGCAAACAACGAGGTCGATGCCAAAGAGTGGATCCATGCCATTGAGGCGGCCATACGTGGCGATGCCATTGCCCAGGCATCGCTCAAAATGCTACGCAAACTGCCCACGCCGCCGACGATGAAGAAGCTTAGCTATTCCCCTCCAGCAGCGGcgatagcagcaacagcaacagctgcagtcACATCGCCAACCGACAGCATTTATGAGGAGCCATCGCCGTTGTACAACTTTGGCGATGCATCGACGCCACCACGGCTGCCGGAAAAATGCAACAGTCCGAGTGCATTGGCCAAACGTTTCGAATATGATATACCAAAGTGTCCACCACAGCCGCTGGTTGTGGCGAATGAATCGACTGGCGGTGCCGAAGTGGAGACCACCGAGCTGCTTAATGGCGGCGAACTGAAACCGTTGCCAATACCATCGAGTCTGCACGGCAGTTTGGCTCTAGACTTTCAAGCCAAGGTGAAGACGGTGCACAGTGAGTTGTCTAGTCAACTGACCAGTCCGGAGCGACTCAAGAAAGCGGTGAAGAAGAGCTACTCCAGCGGCAATAGTGACACCGAAATGCTATCGCTAACGAATCCAAATCCCCAAACGAATCTCACCCCAAAGGAGCAGAAGAAACAACGCAAATCGCAAAGTCCTCAGGCGAGTCCGCAGAAAACGCCCGCAAAGGAATCCGATAAGGCGGCCAAAAATTGGTTTCTCAGTCGCCTCAATAAGTCCGCCACCGGTCTGAGCACACGCTGCTCCTCCAACTCCAGCAGTAGTGTCAGCAGTAATACAACCAGCACGCCACCAAATGCCAAGTGCAAACAGAGCGAAAAGGAGAATCTGCTCAATAGCCTCGATCTCTGCGATGGCAGTTATGATGGGGCGCCCAACGATCAGCAGCCGAGCAGCAATCCCACATCCCCATGTTTGAAGGCCGAAGCCAAGAGCAAGGTGAACATGATCATCAATCAGTTCGAGAGCAGTGGACATCTGTCGACTATGTTCAGCGTGGAGGCATTGGCGGCCAATGCGTTGGCCTCGCTCACCTCCTTCTGCGAGAgcgacaactgcaacaactacGAGCCAATTATGCCGCTCTCCACGCCGCCCAGCAGCTTTCTCAAGAAGGTGTAGCGTCCACCTGGGCACCCTGTGAAGCGATAGCACTTTAtcgattatgattatttagGCTAGTGACAAGTCCACACATTTTTTCATGTTTATCCTCAACATTGacataaaattttttaatatcaaaacATAATCTGTTAATATACATAAGGTTCTATGTAGTGTGTTGCTATTTCTCTCGATCCAATGATGCCGGTGAGTTGAAGCGTGGCGTGTGTTatcatacataaataatgtagtaaaagcaatcaaattgtaaaaaaaattcaattggtCGGATAGCGAGAGCTGGGTAAATGGCTGTACTTGCTATCCTTATGTTGAGATTCGATAATGCCAAATAGAGTCTCCCGTTTGCGTGGATCCGTCACCAATATGAGTTTATTAGGTGATTCACCCGATGAGAAGAGTCCGCCCAGCAAGCGTTTGCCTTCACGCTGCACCGTAAACTGGACACCGCGCCCCGTGCTTGTCACAGCACTGATCTCCTCCCACTGATAGGACCACATTGACTAGGCAAAGAGAATTATATAGATTAGCAAGAGTGAAGTGAAATTATCCTTTATGTGTTTACTTACCACCCAGACGCCAAACATTTCGTTGCGTTGTGTGTAGATCAGTCGATAGTTGGTGACCAGCAAATACTCCTTCTTCTGCACGATCTCCTCGCAGTGTATAAAACTGTCGGTGGTCGCAAATTTACCCTTGTCCAGCTCCCTGCGCGAAGAGCAAGCAGTCAGCAAACAAAAGGGTTGAGGTATTGCAATTTATCATGCAAAAgagtttatttcttttttttgttaggaTTGCTCTAATTGTGTACATTCTGAAGTACGCTACGAATGAGGCATTCTAACTACAAGATCAACAActctttatttattcagtaACCATTACAAGTGTAAAAAAATAGCGTAGACATCTGAGACTGTTAATCGGCATAGAGTGTATAACCGGTCTCGGAATATTCATGATTAGATAATTAACATAGATATTATGTAGGAACTTATTCTACTATAGTGAAAAACAGTAAGAAGTGCTAGTTTCTTAAGCGAAATT
This is a stretch of genomic DNA from Drosophila albomicans strain 15112-1751.03 chromosome 3, ASM965048v2, whole genome shotgun sequence. It encodes these proteins:
- the LOC117570284 gene encoding uncharacterized protein LOC117570284 isoform X1; translated protein: MDMDIKASKRAEIEQFLLDVRAHFRASLETSEYENTSNLFHVTASEQTQELLDRCEQLLSGYGADEQAATNAAQVPTTVIKSNGHDADGKVGAETGCYLEMLSTSSTASSSLVAAAPAKATTSSSSRNSLSASREYIDLSSNPSLNSDKTFRCSSIQALAADELQPQQDQQLYDICQHQGEEEAEAETQQVFAHELFINCPYADLPAGHLALQRSTKYGQLQRIEKRLFFDQSKKYYCGILNDWMLCYADGPTACRPSSSLYLKSSAIEIEHFGEGKRREICFQITTADPSKKFVYQANNEVDAKEWIHAIEAAIRGDAIAQASLKMLRKLPTPPTMKKLSYSPPAAAIAATATAAVTSPTDSIYEEPSPLYNFGDASTPPRLPEKCNSPSALAKRFEYDIPKCPPQPLVVANESTGGAEVETTELLNGGELKPLPIPSSLHGSLALDFQAKVKTVHSELSSQLTSPERLKKAVKKSYSSGNSDTEMLSLTNPNPQTNLTPKEQKKQRKSQSPQASPQKTPAKESDKAAKNWFLSRLNKSATGLSTRCSSNSSSSVSSNTTSTPPNAKCKQSEKENLLNSLDLCDGSYDGAPNDQQPSSNPTSPCLKAEAKSKVNMIINQFESSGHLSTMFSVEALAANALASLTSFCESDNCNNYEPIMPLSTPPSSFLKKV
- the LOC117570284 gene encoding uncharacterized protein LOC117570284 isoform X2 gives rise to the protein MVKFVNKLWKKYVRAHFRASLETSEYENTSNLFHVTASEQTQELLDRCEQLLSGYGADEQAATNAAQVPTTVIKSNGHDADGKVGAETGCYLEMLSTSSTASSSLVAAAPAKATTSSSSRNSLSASREYIDLSSNPSLNSDKTFRCSSIQALAADELQPQQDQQLYDICQHQGEEEAEAETQQVFAHELFINCPYADLPAGHLALQRSTKYGQLQRIEKRLFFDQSKKYYCGILNDWMLCYADGPTACRPSSSLYLKSSAIEIEHFGEGKRREICFQITTADPSKKFVYQANNEVDAKEWIHAIEAAIRGDAIAQASLKMLRKLPTPPTMKKLSYSPPAAAIAATATAAVTSPTDSIYEEPSPLYNFGDASTPPRLPEKCNSPSALAKRFEYDIPKCPPQPLVVANESTGGAEVETTELLNGGELKPLPIPSSLHGSLALDFQAKVKTVHSELSSQLTSPERLKKAVKKSYSSGNSDTEMLSLTNPNPQTNLTPKEQKKQRKSQSPQASPQKTPAKESDKAAKNWFLSRLNKSATGLSTRCSSNSSSSVSSNTTSTPPNAKCKQSEKENLLNSLDLCDGSYDGAPNDQQPSSNPTSPCLKAEAKSKVNMIINQFESSGHLSTMFSVEALAANALASLTSFCESDNCNNYEPIMPLSTPPSSFLKKV